The Schizosaccharomyces pombe strain 972h- genome assembly, chromosome: I genome contains a region encoding:
- the atp10 gene encoding F1-F0 ATPase assembly protein: MAYNYLKNLVIPRLIVKHQFKLRSFSTKSLNDTKEKAPSALIPVGLLVKPTMLSEVQKPTLWEKLTKPASTSSPEQRQKELLNEMKRSTIQDFNEVRRFNGKLFYSPPRLFKEKSALWMYNFHGKSLRNQYKELYKDWQGSPFFFALFSNAFGENQCRNWIQHLAPFDYLPVRYANVQSNLIKYWLQKIFIGKVKRSIPEKCWNEYITAYDNKFSFPEIGWNNKLVGNVYLIDDSCKIRWLGTGDPTNVEIENLKTAIKFLVNKNVG, encoded by the exons ATGGcatataattatttaaaaaatttagtcATTCCGAGGTTGATTGTTAAGCATCAGTTCAAGTTGCGTTCTTTTAGCACCAAAAGTCTCAATgatacaaaagaaaaagcccCATCTGCTCTCATTCCAGTAGGTTTACTGGTAAAACCGACGATGCTTTCTGAAGTCCAAAAGCCAACATTATGGGAAAAACTTACCAAACCCGCGAGTACATCTTCTCCTGAGCAAAGACAGAAGGAGCTGCTGAATGAAATGAAGAGATCAACTATTCAAGATTTCAACGAAGTTCGTCGATTTAATGGTAAGCTGTTTTACAGTCCTCCAAGATTATTTAAGGAGAAG AGCGCCTTATGGATGTACAACTTTCATGGGAAGTCATTACGAAATCAGTACAAAGAGCTATATAAAGATTGGCAAGGCTCGccctttttctttgcatTATTTAGCAACGCGTTTGGAGAAAACCAATGTAGGAATTGGATTCAACATCTAGCTCCATTTGATTATCTGCCAGTTCGTTATGCAAATGTTCAATCCAatctaataaaatattggCTACAGAAGATATTTATAGGAAAAGTTAAAAGATCAATACCAGAAAAGTGCTGG AATGAATATATTACAGCATACGACAATAAGTTCAGTTTCCCAGAAATAGGATGGAACAACAAACTTGTTGGAAATGTGTATTTAATTGACGATTCCTGCAAAATTCGCTGGCTTGGAACCGGTGATCCAACTAATGTCGAAATTGAAAACCTGAAGACAGCGATTAAGTTTttggtaaataaaaacgttggttaa
- the smp3 gene encoding alpha-1,2-mannosyltransferase, whose protein sequence is MFKNRKYAIIYTFLLILRFWFSQGSSYIHPDEHLQSFQIFANKLFGWKVELPWEFTTKKPIRSVVPLNVMLLPIFLLCRCICKSNCSPYPILLFTRLYMCLISLLIDLSIWNIVPLNARWSALLLYSSSFMATTFQTHTFTNSIETIFFFLTILFLSKLNSVPLNKKISYLYTFLLAIVSVLGFFTRITFLAFVIAPYIYFSVRCFKKNVNNPKDIFLHLCIFVSVSFATVLACILEDYKFYGVFVITFWNNLKYNSQIENLSQHGLHSRLTHFFTNMPLLCGPLIFVPKLWDVRKPATWLWLLPVFILSLFPHQEPRFLLPAASIFIVNSGCLVRSYWIKFLFVMYAVVLAVFFGIMHQNGVIPAVLEVKNIIEQRNVTTMENCNLYFNPEMPTTIYFWKIYSAPTWMLARPKFSQINTSHLYNYSTKQMISKFWETYYEEVKVVNLPEENTTEFQASTLLVCPVAMLQTSSYLQNLTMLHYIPYHVDLDDTDELPLAELIMNHGIGIFTAKEICENNTITNELPTVLRSVG, encoded by the exons ATGTTTAAAAACCGTAAATATGCTATAATTTATACTTTTCTCCTAATTTTACGCTTTTGGTTTTCGCAAGGCAGCTCATACATACATCCGGATGAGCATTTACAATCGTTTCAAATATTCGCAA ATAAATTATTTGGCTGGAAAGTGGAACTTCCATGGGAATTTACTACTAAAAAACCAATTCGGTCTGTAGTTCCTTTGAATGTGATGCTTTTACCTATTTTCTTGCTTTGCCGGTGTATTTGCAAAT CGAACTGCTCTCCGTATCCTATTTTGTTGTTCACTAGACTCTATATGTGTTTGATCTCTTTGTTAATAG ATTTGAGTATTTGGAACATCGTACCTTTGAACGCAAGATGGAGTGCATTGCTTTTATATTCCTCATCCTTCATGGCTACTACATTTCAAACACATACTTTTACAAACTCAATTGAAacgattttcttttttttaactataCTATTTCTTTCGAAGTTGAATAGTGTG CCattaaacaagaaaattagTTATTTATATACATTTTTGCTTGCAATTGTTAGTGTATTAGGATTTTTCACAAGAATCACTTTTTTAGCTTTTGTGATCGCCCCCTATATCTATTTTTCTGTTCgatgttttaaaaagaacGTGAACAATCCGAAAGA CATCTTTTTGCACTTAtgtatttttgtttcagTTTCTTTTGCAACTGTCTTAGCATGCATCCTCGAGGACTACAAGTTTTATGGGGTGTTTGTGATAACATTTTggaataatttaaaatacaattCTCAAATCGAAAATTTGTCACAGCACGGATTGCACTCAAGATTAACACATTTTTTCACTAATATGCCACTCCTTTGTGGTCCTCTGATTTTTGTTCCAAAGCTTTGGGACGTTCGAAAACCTGCAACTTGGTTATGGCTTCTCCCCGTTTTCATACTATCCCTGTTTCCTCACCAAGAGCCCAGGTTTTTGCTACCCGCAGCCTCTATTTTTATAGTGAACTCTGGATGTCTAGTTCGTTCATATTGgatcaaatttttatttgtaatgTATGCAGTTGTTTTGGCAGTTTTCTTCGGCATAATGCATCAAAATGGTGTTATCCCTGCGGTTTtggaagtaaaaaatattatcgaACAGAGAAATGTAACAACCATGGAAAATTgtaatttgtattttaatCCGGAAATGCCCACgactatttatttttggaagatTTATAGTGCTCCGACTTGGATGCTTGCTCGTCCAAAATTTAGCCAAATTAATACCTCTCATCTTTATAACTACTCcacaaaacaaatgatatcaaaattttgggAGACTTACTATGAAGAGGTTAAAGTCGTCAATTTGCCTGAAGAAAACACAACCGAGTTTCAAGCATCCACTTTATTAGTGTGTCCTGTTGCTATGCTACAAACAAGCAGttatcttcaaaatttgactATGCTGCATTACATCCCTTATCACGTTGATTTAGATGACACTGATGAGTTACCCCTAGCAGAATTGATTATGAATCATGGAATTGGAATTTTCACCGCTAAGGAGATTTGTGAGAATAACACTATTACTAATGAGTTACCAACGGTATTGAGAAGTGTGGGATAg
- the prz1 gene encoding calcineurin-responsive transcription factor Prz1: MERQRSEEANRRFKDLNPSSLYDNLSKPDLGGSSELHTYMNDTSLADIPLFEDTLASEVSSSLISNPSKNNIQHLHPNTSEPFKTSSKSDEYDSYPRTGNVPTFSFTELNDTSVSGFGSQAVFENSVSPLSNPSNSPQAFDLTQGSSSTHNANDFTVNNVGSRRQSIYEFNIGIPSSNIDSSQFLPVSRAIAASEISPSSSPQLLTSFLPSGSVSNPSSPYLQGSVGALYEADAFNFVDVMSQASGTEVDSERFPSVDFEDPSLLMENQQNITGTGSFADYLQPPSSGSLGAFTNASPGESNTGIDFDTDNTNLNPSVDLLSNHSTPSFIFENSPSAEFSHQSSPYLVPNSGRTLNSENARESTIRSVNSPFSEDHADASLTTHVFDPISPTALSNSVLNYDSNNFSGTPQINVVPSSPSKSQSGPSLPANPLLQTDISITYSQSASPVSGQPAMNENSYDLQNANLCAPEMSPTYTARHRSNSAGSRFDAYEPIPQLYTHFSHSSECLSVNQDTELLGKIENDNSKSNDYLSVRNTRPRSRSLNSLVGNKSENSSSSKAKSESKSQGNYVCTFAGCNKRFTRAYNLKSHMNTHTNYRPFQCSICKKSFARQHDKRRHEQLHTGIKAFACVTCNQRFARMDALNRHYKSEVGQNCLRTATERGIQVPPSRKTAVASTSKQK; this comes from the coding sequence ATGGAGCGTCAAAGGTCAGAAGAAGCGAATCGTAGATTCAAAGACTTGaatccttcttctttataCGATAACCTTTCAAAGCCGGATCTTGGAGGCTCTAGCGAGTTGCATACGTACATGAATGACACTTCGCTTGCTGATATCCCCCTTTTTGAGGATACTCTTGCGTCTGaagtttcttcttctttaatttccAATCCttctaaaaataatattcagCACCTCCATCCCAACACCTCCGAGCCTTTTAAAACGTCTTCAAAATCCGATGAATATGATTCTTATCCTCGAACCGGGAATGTACctactttttcatttacagAACTGAACGATACTTCAGTCAGTGGCTTCGGTAGTCAAGCGGTATTTGAAAACTCCGTTAGCCCTTTAAGTAATCCATCAAATAGTCCGCAAGCATTTGACTTGACTCAAGGTTCGAGTTCTACTCATAACGCCAACGACTTTACTGTTAACAATGTTGGCTCAAGACGACAATCCATTTATGAGTTTAATATTGGTATTCCGTCTTCAAATATCGATTCTTCTCAGTTCTTACCAGTTTCACGTGCAATTGCGGCTTCTGAAATTTCTCCATCTTCATCGCCTCAGCTATTAACATCCTTCCTTCCCTCAGGATCTGTTTCAAATCCGAGTTCTCCATATTTACAAGGTTCTGTTGGTGCTCTGTATGAAGCCGatgcttttaattttgttgatgTAATGTCACAGGCATCTGGAACTGAAGTTGATTCAGAGAGATTTCCTTCtgttgattttgaagatcCATCTTTATTGATGGAGaatcaacaaaatattACCGGAACCGGTTCTTTTGCTGACTACCTTCAACCACCTTCTTCCGGGAGCCTGGGGGCCTTTACGAACGCGTCTCCTGGTGAAAGCAACACTGGTATAGATTTTGATACGGATAATACCAATTTGAATCCTTCCGTTGATTTATTGTCTAACCATTCCACACCTTCTTTCATATTTGAGAACAGTCCTTCCGCTGAATTTTCTCACCAGTCATCCCCATATCTTGTTCCAAACTCCGGAAGGACTTTAAACAGCGAAAATGCTAGAGAATCTACTATTCGTTCTGTAAATTCTCCTTTTTCTGAGGACCATGCAGATGCCTCTTTAACAACACACGTTTTTGACCCTATTTCTCCTACCGCTTTAAGCAATTCCGTTTTGAATTATGATTCAAACAACTTTTCGGGTACCCCACAAATTAATGTAGTACCTTCATCTCCTTCCAAATCCCAATCTGGACCTAGTTTGCCAGCAAatcctcttcttcaaacAGACATTAGTATCACTTATAGCCAGTCTGCATCTCCAGTATCTGGTCAACCTGCTATGAATGAAAATTCTTATGACTTACAAAACGCTAATCTTTGTGCTCCTGAAATGTCACCCACATATACGGCTCGTCATCGATCAAATAGTGCTGGCTCACGATTTGATGCTTATGAGCCCATACCTCAATTATATACTCACTTTTCACATTCTTCTGAATGTCTATCTGTTAACCAAGATACCGAACTGCTGGGAAAAATAGAGAATGATAATTCTAAGTCGAACGATTATTTGTCAGTTAGAAATACTCGTCCTCGAAGTCGATCATTGAATTCGCTAGTAGGAAACAAATCGGAAAATTCGTCTTCGTCTAAAGCAAAGTCAGAGTCTAAGTCTCAAGGAAATTACGTTTGTACATTTGCTGGTTGCAATAAGCGTTTTACTAGGGCttataatttgaaaagtcaTATGAATACACATACAAATTACCGTCCCTTTCAATGTTCGATTTGTAAGAAATCATTTGCTAGACAGCATGATAAACGGAGACATGAGCAGTTACACACTGGCATTAAAGCCTTTGCATGTGTCACTTGCAATCAGAGGTTTGCTCGCATGGATGCACTTAACCGACATTATAAAAGTGAAGTTGGACAAAATTGTCTTCGCACGGCCACAGAACGAGGAATTCAAGTTCCGCCATCCAGAAAGACAGCAGTGGCCTCGAcaagcaaacaaaaatga
- a CDS encoding carbohydrate kinase, whose amino-acid sequence MDYPSKDVEFVTTGMFIIDEIEFDGGKKIKDIIGGAGSFALIGARLWTSEPESQQLGMIVDKGSDFPQVILDELNDLHTGIVYRETPWRKTTYGYNRLRDNGFRLFEYLTPKKPIRAPDLLETGLIYAKTIHIITNPKTFVSVCEELAKYGNLKNRPKIVWEPTPESCLPENWHILQKALKYCDIFSPNEVDSANLLGIDISESKSRAKEFVSAFQEFQIGHDSQGWVVLRNGSDGCLIGACTSSTNATSDAVVPVREILHLPSVQMKNGSVLDTTGAGNAFCGAAILEYYRTGNIIEACAKATVAASFVIQQHGLPAHTKNSEGIDLWNGESVFQRLKEYYEFLASHEASAIKELTKRGV is encoded by the exons ATGGATTATCCTTCGAAAGATGTGGAATTCGTCACAACTG GCATGTTTATTatagatgaaattgaattcGACGGCGGAAAGAAGATTAAAGATATTATTGGAGGTGCAGGATCTTTTG CATTGATTGGTGCTAGACTCTGGACGTCTGAACCCGAAAGTCAACAACTGGGAATGATTGTTGACAAAGGCTCTGATTTCCCGCAGGTGATCCTCGATGAATTAAACGATTTACATACTGGAATTGTATACAGAGAAACGCCTTGGAGAAAAACTACATATGGTTACAACCGTCTCAGGGACAATGGTTTTCGATTGTTTGAATACCTTACACCTAAAAAGCCAATTCGTGCTCCTGATCTTTTGGAAACAGGATTGATATATGCAAAAACAATTCATATTATTACAAATCCTAAAACATTTGTCTCTGTGTGTGAGGAACTGGCAAAGTATggaaatctaaaaaatcgTCCTAAAATCGTATGGGAGCCAACGCCTGAATCCTGTTTACCGGAAAACTGgcatattttacaaaaagcCTTAAAGTATTGTGATATATTTTCTCCAAACGAGGTGGACTCTGCCAACCTTCTGGGTATAGATATTAGCGAAAGCAAATCTCGAGCCAAAGAGTTTGTATCTGCGTTTCAAGAATTCCAAATTGGGCACGATTCTCAAGGATGGGTTGTTCTTCGAAATGGGTCCGATGGTTGTTTAATTGGTGCATGCACGAGTAGTACCAACGCTACAAGCGATGCAGTTGTCCCTGTGCGagaaattcttcatttgcCAAGTGTACAAATGAAAAACGGAAGCGTTTTAGATACCACTGGGGCTGGTAATGCTTTTTGTGGAGCTGCAATCTTGGAGTATTATAGGACGGGTAATATTATAGAAGCTTGTGCTAAAGCTACTGTAGCCGCTTCGTTTGTCATTCAACAACACGGTTTGCCGGCACACACGAAAAATAGTGAAGGGATTGACTTATGGAACGGAGAATCAGTCTTTCAGAGGTTGAAAGAATACTATGAATTTTTAGCTTCTCATGAAGCTTCCGCCATCAAAGAACTTACGAAACGAGGTGTATAG